Part of the Lotus japonicus ecotype B-129 chromosome 6, LjGifu_v1.2 genome, TCCAGCCCTTTGATGAAACCAAATTCAACTTTACTAAAGTTGGGCAAGAAGAGGTCCTGTTTCAATTTGAGGCTAGCTGTGATGAGGAAGTCCAATTCTATCCAAATGCCCCAATTGATGTTGAGAATTCTCCTAGTTTTGTTGCCATCAATGTTAGTATCTAATCTTTATTTTAagatttatgcatgtttttggATAACGGTGGACAGTCACGTGATTTGTCCCACTGTAGCTTTCCACTGTGTATTCGAACATGcactttgctcttgagtgttcAGTAGTGTATATGTCTATCTGATCGATGATGTTTGTTTATGTCTCTCTTAACAGGTCAGTCCTATTGAATATGGGCATGTGTTGCTGATTCCTCGTATTTTCGAGTGTTTGCCTCAAAGGATTGACCATGCGAGCTTCTTGCTTGCACTTCACATGGCAGCTGAAGCAGCAAATCCATATTTTCGATTGGGTTATAACAGCTTGGGTGCATTTGCCACCATTAACCACCTTCACTTTCAGGTACTCAATCCGAACAACTTGAGATTAGATCACCTTATTGGTCATGTTGATCATTGGCTTATTGCATTCCTTATCTAGTGTCACAGCCATAAACAAAATGCTGATTTTGTGATTTTGACCATTTCAGGCATATTATCTGGCTCTGCCTTTCCCCATTGAGAAGGCTCCTACTAAGAAAATTGCCAAATTGAATGGAGGTGTGCAAGTGTCTAAATTGTTGAACTATCCCGTCAGAGGTCTTGTGTTTGAGGGTGGTCCTATGCTAAATGATTTAGCAGAAACTGTTTCTGAAGCTTGTATCTGCCTTCAGATCAACAACATACCTCACAATGTGCTtatttctgattgtggaagGCGAGTCTTTCTCTTACCACAGGTAAATGGTCTTAAAAATCTGTCTTTGAGAGCGCTTATGTAGGTGTTTAGAGAGCTTGTGAAAAATAGCTGATTATTAGCAGTTTTGAATTTATTGTCTTAAGCTGCGCAGATTGGTTTATGAATAAGCGTGTATACCTAACCTtttttgagtttatttcaataagcttatcaaaatatcttatgaataatcacttaattaaacTAATTACACCGAGACCAGTGTTGTAAATCACGGATTATAGCGGTAAGCCAAAAATAGCGGGTAATAGCGGAGTAGCGGTAAGCCAAAAAAAGCGCTACGTTAAGGTATAACTGTTATTTGACAACACTGACCGAGACACCcttaatttgttttaaaaatgacATTCATTAGCTGCAAAATAATAATTTTGGTTACTTGTGTCAATGCACAAACAGTGCTATGCAGAGAAACAAGCTCTTGGAGAAGTGAGTGCTGAGCTTCTTGACACCCAAGTTAACCCTGCTGTGTGGGAAATTAGTGGGCACATGGtgctgaagaggaagaaggactATGACGAGGCATCTGAAGCCAATGCATGGAGGCTTCTAGCTGAGGTCTCCCTCTCTGAAGAGAGGTTTCAAGAAGTCAATGCTCTTATTTTTCAAGCCATTGCATCTGTTGAGATCGATGCTGATGCCGATGCTGCTAGATCTCAATGTGTAGATGAAGTTGACGCAGTTAGCTCCTCAAGCACTCAGGCAGCTATGGTGGCTGTTTCACAAAAATGCCTTGTTCTTCAGTAACAAACAAGGCTTTGGTGAATAAATTTCGTAGTGTGATTCCTCACTAAAGAACTATTCTGCTTAAGTGTGTTTCAGTTCTAGTCTTGTGCCTTCTATGGTGGCAGTTCCTTAAGTTTGAAGTATTATGTTTGCTTTAAGGACTTGAAAAAACATAAGTGGCTTATGTTTGTTTTCTGCTGTCTGTTTGTGGTGCTTGATTATGCTTCATGGTCTACGTAAAATACCATGTAATAAGTGCTCTTCTGAGCTTATTGACTGGTTAGGTATATGTGGATGAACATTGTTGTTCAGGTGAACATGTAGCAATTTTTATGCTAGTGCTTAATGGTTCTTGATCTGTAGGTTTTACCTTTTGAATTATCTATACGGATCTGCATAAAAGATCTTTAATCTGTTGGTATCAACAGGGTTGGAAAGGAAGTTTCATGGGAAATTCATGGGAAAGAAAAAGTAGTAGTAGCATTTTTGTATACTTATAATTAATGCATTGGCCGTTAACTTACCCATAAAACCAGAAAGTGTAGCTTGGATTTCTGATTTGTCTTTTTGTGGAGTATTTAGTATATCTTGGAAAAGAATGGGTATTTTAATGTAACAATCCAAAGTCTCTTGGTAGATGCTACTATTATAGTACTATATATCAGCAAAAAAATGGTATTGATGTATTGGGGTTTATACAAATTTTTTTGGGTTGATGTGGTGCGATGCGGCAGCATATGTGCCGTAGAGTTGATAAAACCATGTCTTTACTTATCACTCACACATGATTAGTAGAGAAAAAGGGTGTTTGGTGTGGTATCTTAAGCCAGATTAAGGCGTGACACCTAAAATGAGTTCGTTCGATAATAAAGACTTAATATATTGATttaaagtttgattttattCTATCGTATTAATGCAGCGTTGCATTCTTAGGAACGTGACACCATCATTTGTTTCCACCActcattcatttttcattaaaatatgaATGTCATAagataaagttaattgataagtaaagtaaaatctaaaaatgTAGCAATtaccttgaataacatgataataatctattacATTACTTAATACGGGTACCATACCAAAAGAAAATTCAGGGTACCCCAGAATTTACCAAGAAAAAATCAGTTGTTTTAATCATGTAATTTCTTTTTTGCTTCATTGGAAAATTTTAATCATGTAATTTCAATCACATACGAAATAAAATATTAgtgttttacttttttaaaattgtGGAATACAATGCGGATGTAATTCTATAGACATGAAAACAAGATTAGTGGGAAGATGGAAGCTTACATTTGGAAACAAGGAAGAACATGCAATTGCTATCATAATGTTAAATTTGGTGCTATGGATAAGATTCAAGAACAGGGAGAGTAGAAATCGAACttcttttgttgatttttttctttcaaattaacAATATTTGGTAAGATGAGTTTGGGAGTGCCAAATAGCCACTTCGAAACCACTCTGATGTAACAATTACATAATTTCCAGGCTTCAACatgtttttaaattttgattcattcacacatttcatctcattttcacctATCTTCTATTCctatctcttttttattttcctattataacttattatatctctcatttctttttttttctccctaGGTGGGGGTGTTGGTATAGTGTGAATGAAAACTTATTGCATGTTTTAGTCATTGACGAGTGGATCTAAGTTGGTCGAGAAATATTTATTCacacttctctttttttttttatctcattttcacttatttttttcACCATTTCTCTATTCATTTCCTATCCGCCACTTATTACatcactcatttctctctcttttctttctatttcatcaAAGTGGAAGTGAAAAATATATGTAAACAAGTATTATTCAAATTGGTCTCTTCAAGGCCGTGTATAGAGATTTTGGGGCCTTAGGCGAAAATATTAAAGTGATCGATTTTGTTTTGACAAGAATC contains:
- the LOC130722923 gene encoding GDP-L-galactose phosphorylase 1-like, producing the protein MLSIKRVPTVVSNYQKDEAGEADAPVGGCGRNCLKSCCIQGARLPLYAFKRDDNVGEKDMPLIACKERPVAFLDSLVLGEWEDRMQRGLFRYDVTLCETKVIPGEYGFIAQLNEGRHLKKRPTEFRVDKVLQPFDETKFNFTKVGQEEVLFQFEASCDEEVQFYPNAPIDVENSPSFVAINVSPIEYGHVLLIPRIFECLPQRIDHASFLLALHMAAEAANPYFRLGYNSLGAFATINHLHFQAYYLALPFPIEKAPTKKIAKLNGGVQVSKLLNYPVRGLVFEGGPMLNDLAETVSEACICLQINNIPHNVLISDCGRRVFLLPQCYAEKQALGEVSAELLDTQVNPAVWEISGHMVLKRKKDYDEASEANAWRLLAEVSLSEERFQEVNALIFQAIASVEIDADADAARSQCVDEVDAVSSSSTQAAMVAVSQKCLVLQ